tatccgaacttcagattcagatatcgagatggatgactacttcacttggttcgtggttttgatttatggtttttttatttcctttggatttggcccgcttttggccatcatccttgtcctttttatgatgtatagctttgttatgtttattctctctttagttagatggttagtacccggtctgtggggataccatagcagctttgttagctcttgtgttttgtatctctcgtgcggaccgagtcacttttgggctcgtctgatgtatgttcttttggtgatttttgatatatacaggttgggggtccgccttaaccccccgccgtgatggtgtttgaaggaaaaaaaaaaaaaaaaaaaaaaaaaaccctgaaccctaaaccctaaaccatccaagccccttggcctagcggtaaagggtgctggataccgcgtcaatcctggaggtctcgagttcgaaccctgggtggcgtaatttgtctttcctccttgttataggagttgatttgtaatttcctccttcatatatatgatataaatatatgaagttaattttaaaaaaaaaaaaaaaaaaaaaaaccctgaaccatccaagccccttggcctagcggtaaagggtgctggataccgcgtccatcctggaggtctcgagttcgaaccctgggtggcgtaatttgtctttcctccttgttataggagttgatttgtaatttcctccttcatatatatgatataaatatatgaagtaaaaaaaaaaaaaaaaaaaaaaaaaaaaaaaaaaaaaaaaaaccctgaaccctaaaccctaaaccctaaaccctaaaccctaaaccctaaaccctaaaccctaaaccctaaaccctatccaaccaagctgctctaatccaaccaagctgctctagtggcttgggagttgatatcaaggagctttcacttcctaggaggtcgcaggttcgaatcctaggaagtgcagatttggggattaatttctccttgggcctgtgggcccagaatgacaacgaagcgcacctacggggtaagacgcttcacctccaactgttaggtcgggggtccgagtcacatcggagggtagatggggaaccatcgtcgatcctcctaaaaaaaaaaaaaaaaaaaaaaaaaaaaaaaaaaaaaaaaaagctgcTCTAGTGGCTTGGGAGTTGATATCAAGGAGCTTTCACTTCTtaggaggtcgcaggttcgaatcctaggaagtgcagatttatggattaatttctccttgggcctgtgggcccagaatgacaacgaagcgcacctacggggtaagacgcttcacctccaactgtttggtcgggggtccgagtcacatcggagggtagatggggaaccatcgtcgatcctccttaaaaaaaaaaaaaaaaaaaaaaaaaaaaaaaaaaaaaccattcgTCACTTTGCACGCAAATCACACACACTAAAAACACACAATGCTCTCTAGCTTTTGGAGGTCCCCAAATCAGATTTCGTCACTTTTAGCCATGTTTTGTTAGTTTTTTTCCGTCCTTTCTGTTCGTAATCGTCTTAGTAGTGTTTCTACCGTTTAGTTTTTGTCTTTGCGTCGAGTTTTTTGCCGGAAATCGGCAGTTTTCATTTTTTGCCGTCGTCACTTTTTTTGGTCGTCGTCTTATTTCTCTTTTCCGGCGGATTTTGCCGCCAGTTCGTCGCGTCGAGTCCTGTTCTGGTGTGGGTGGGTTGCGCTGAACCTTTCTACCCAAGTTTTGTGAGTTTTTGTGGTCGTCGGAAAGCTTCAGCATTTCCGGCCATGGCGGATCCGCCGCCGCCGATCCCTGGAACGCAAGCAGACTGGGATAAGAGAGGTGGTCGCTCAATCTCGGAGGAGGAATGGAGGAATTCTTTGGAAAAGATGGAGGAATCAGGGAAGGAAGAGGACGTTGGTGAGTTTCCAGATTGTCCCTCCGACGGCTCGGTGGATGTCGCGGAGGAATTTGAGAAGGAGATGGAGGAGCAACGTCGAGCAGATGAGAAGAATGGGCATTTTGGTGGTCATCGGGATGACATTCTGTCCATGTCCAGTCAGTTCGCAACTCCGGCGACGGAGTCTTCGTTCATCGTTGAACAGTCTACGACGGCGCCATCTAGGGTTTCCTTGGCCACTCACAAAGCTAAGGCCATATCCAACATGTATCTGGCCGATTTTTTGGAAGATGGGAGCGTTGAGGAGAATAGCGAGATTCTTGGAAATCTGGGCAGTTTCAAAACGCCCCATATTCAAGTTCAAACCGAAGGAAAAAGGCTGGATTTGGAAAGATTGCATGCGGAAAATAGGGGAAGAATTATGCAAAGTCGTGGAGGCGCGGATCCTGAATTAATTTTGGGAGATATTCGTGAATTTGAAGAGGAGAATCTTGCAAACTTTAAGGACGTCAGTAATTTGTTTCATGCGGAGGAAAACACTCATTTGGACATGGTGGAGAATCGATCTCTGGTGGTGCAGCAAGTTGGAGAAGCTGCTGTAATTGGGCCTCCTTCGATGGGCCTAAATAATCCCATCCCCCAGCAGGTAAGTGTTCTATCTGGACAAGTCGTTTCCCCCAGCCCAACGCCTCTCTTAAAAAATTCCATGCCTCCCGAAAATCCCCACCAGCCTATTAAACCCAATACACATCAGTCCAGACCCGAtaaccaaaataaaatacagTCTCATCCTAAATTGCCCGACCCACCTGCCAACGTCAAAAAAACCGCAGCCcaaaccaaaaataaatcccaacCACGTTCCCTTTTTAAACTTCCTGCCAAATCAgcccaaaagaagaaaaaattccAACCCAAGTCCATTctcaaaaataatgaaatagcAGCGTCCTTGTTCTCTGGAGTTCGAACCAGGCAGCAGATTGCCCAACAAAAATTGCCCCAACGCATTGAAACTGCTCCTCTAGTAGATGAAAAAATGGCAGAATTTCCTCCCTTGCAGTCAGCCGGAAATGGTCAGAAAAAGGCTGCCGGAGCCTCTGCTGTACAAACCAGTCCAGCAGCCATCTCAGTCCCAGCTCCTCATGCTGGACAACCCACCAAAACAGCCCCAACGAACCCAACAAATGTCACTAAAACCGGGCCAGAATCTATGGAAAAGGAAATGAACCGAGAGGGTGCTTCTACTTCTCACCATCATGATCAGCACGAAAACTCCAATGGAGGACAGCCTAACATCCATTTTGGCCGCTCCATGGCTGATGTTCTTCGGTCGGGGCAGCCGGCGGAGGGTCCCATATTGCTTGATCGTGAAAGAGCCGATAAGCGTGGCGAGGTCCGCATTGTCGAGGGTAAACCGTGCTTATTTTTTTCGGCTAATGAAACTTCTATTCTTGCAGGCCGTTTAGGACCTGCCATCGTCGGCAAATTTTCACACTCCATCCCCCCTGCccaccaaattcaaaaggccTTAGGTAATATCAAATTTGTGGGTGCAATGTCTTGGAATGTTTTGAATGCAAAACATATTTTTATACAATTGTCTGATATGCGTGACTATGTGAAATTGTTAAATGGTCCGAATAATTCTCCTGTGTGGTATGTTGAACATCACCCAATGCGTGTTTTTAAATGGACCCCTGATTTTGATCCTTTTTTTGAGATACCTATTGTGGCAATTTGGTGTAACATTCTTGCGTTACCTGTGCACTTATTTGAGGAGTCCTCCTTAATTGCCATTGGTGAGATGCTAGGTAAGCCAGTACAAGTGGATCGTGCCACTATTTCTAGATCACGCGTGTCCTTTGCACGTATTTGTGTTGAGGTTGATTTGTCGAGGCCTATTCCAGAGGAGATAGATATTAACATTGCAGGGAAACACGTGACTTTGAAGGTGAAATGGGATAAGATTCCCCTATATTGTTCCGAGTGCAAGCACGTAGGCCACTCGGCGATGACTTGCTACGCTTCTGGGAAGCGCCCCATGCCTCCTAAGAGGGATTACACGTACGGGCCGCCCGCACAGAACAGACCGACTCCCAACAGAGAGAGCGAGTTGCGACGTGCAGAGCAGCCCCTTGCGGCGACCTCCACGGCTGGTAATCCTACACAGGTCCAGCGGCAGCAGCCTAGCGCGGGAAAGGCTACAGAGAGGCCTCCCCCAGAGGTTAGCCAGCCTCCGTGTCAAGTGAGACGCAGGCAGGAGTTGGCGGTCAGAGAGATGGCCCCCACCTCTGTCTCACACCCTGGGTCTTCTTCCGCAGCCGCAGAGGGTGCACAGGTTGCTGAGGACGACGGTTTCGTCGCCCCTAAGAAGAAGATGAACGCGAAGAATGTTGCTTGTCGACAGAGGTGGCGAGAGAAGCGCCGGGCAGAGAGACGGGCAGCCTCTATCGCAGCGAGGACAGTGTCAGACGGCGAGGGAGAGCATGGCATTGAGGCGGATGAGTCCTCGTCAGAGAGTGAGCGGGGTTCTAGATCGCTCTCTCCTACACTTCGACTTGGGCTCGGGTTCGGCCCCCTAGCGATGGTGTTGCATGACAACAACATGTTCGGAGCCTTGGAGGATTTTCCCTCTGATGATGCTGAGGTTGAGGTAGACAGCGATGACCACCAGGATCATATGATTTGTGAGGTACCGAAGACGAGGCTTGAACTCTCAGATCCGGTGATTCAGTACATAGGACCTCCTTCCCCTCCAGCAGAGGGTACACCGAAGAGGGCGAGGCTATCGGCCTCGGGAACTCGCTGAGTTTCCAATGTCTAGCCATTTCATGATCTGGAATGCCCAGGGGATAGCGAACGCTACTAGTACTACCCAAGGCAGTTTCAAGAATATGATCGATATGTATAGTGTGTTGTTTGCCGCAGTGCTTGAGCCTCAGACAGAACCCCAGCCTTCTTTCTTTAGTAGGCGCTTTGGGTTGCAATTTAGGTGCTCGAACACAAACGGCAAGATTTGGATCTTCTCTCACAGGGATTGGCAGGTCGATGTGATCGACGATTCCGAGCAAGTTCTTCATGTCCGAGTTACTGCTGCTTTATTCCCTACTCCAATCTTTCTCTCCGTAGTGTAcgctaagtgctcgagggaggggaGATACGATTTGTGGAATAAGCTCAGGGACATCTCCTTAGGGACTGACGGGGCACCCTGGCTTGTTGGAGgcgacttcaacatcttcttgttggaggaagagagacgGGGCAGTACGACAGATAGGCACGGAGAGATGATGGACTTTGCTGACGCCGTTGCAGACTGCCAGCTCCTGGACCCAGGCTTTGATGGCCCACCTTTTACTTGGACGAGGAGTGGGCTCTGGGAGAGGTTGGACAGAGTCCTTCTAGGGGAGCATTGGACGACAGTCTTTGCAGCTACTAGGGTGACTCACTTGCCTAGGATCTCTTCAGATCATGCCCCTTTGCTCGTGCGATGCCAGCTCACTACCCAGATTCCGAGGCCATCCtttaggtttcagaacatgtgggtaCGGCATCATACTTTCAGGAATGAGATCACCAGAGTGTGGGCGGCGGAGACGGGCTTCTTCGGCATGCTcaatcttcagttcaaactcagcagagtgAAGAATTTTCTCAAAGGATGGAACAgagaggtctttgggaacatcttcGAGAGGCtgagggaggcagaggaggcaGTTACCGTTGCGCAGGCGGCTTACGACGGGGATCCCACGGGAGCCCATAGGAGTGAGCTCAGCCGATGCACCGCTCTCTATGTACTCTGcactaggatggaggaggatttctggaagcagaaggctgccattcggtgggcggcagaaggcgaaagaaattccaaattcttccatgggtgggtgcgacagaagcgggtgaagtcacggattcacgccattcaggcaggaGGACAGACTCTCACGTCAGAGGACGATATCAGACAGTCGGTGGTAGGTTTCTTTCAGCAGCTGCTCACGACAGACGTTGAGCAGttggagcagccggaccttgATCTCTTGAGCAGCCTTCCAGACTCAGTGGACCGCGAGGGCCTCTGTGCAGTCCCGGACTCAGATGAGGTGAGAGCGgcggtctttggcatcagtggAGACAGCGCCTCTGGACCGGATGGTTTCTCGTCCCTGttcttccagcactgttgggacatcgttggagcagaggtggtggcagcagtggaGGACTTCTTCTTGGGGGCCCCTatgccccgcagcttcacaGCCACGACCATCATActcttgccgaagaaggcaagcccggcgacctgggcggagtacaggccgattagcctttgcaatgtgaccaacaagatcatcaccaagatcttgacatcgcgtttggcgccACTGCTTCCTCTAGTAttggcgccgaaccagagcggttttgtcaagggtcgcttgcttagtgataatgtgctcctggctcaggaattgattcaTGATATCAgcaggtcgctcattcagaaggctaactcccctaatctggccctcaagctagatatggcgaaggcctatgatcgagtgcagtggcctttcctcctcatggtgcttgagaggatgggattcccgccggggtggATGAGTATGGTCAGGAGATGTATATCTTCTTGCTGGTTCTCTGTGCTTGTGAACGGGGCTTCGGCAGGTTTCTTCCACtctacgaggggacttcgccagggagatccgttatcgccgtctttgttcgtgcttgctgcagaTTATCTGTCGAGGAGCTTGGACAGGCTTGTGGCCACACATCCtgatatggagtatagatgtgctcgacgcgcgccggccatatcccatCTGTCTTA
This sequence is a window from Salvia splendens isolate huo1 chromosome 5, SspV2, whole genome shotgun sequence. Protein-coding genes within it:
- the LOC121802363 gene encoding uncharacterized protein LOC121802363, giving the protein MSSHFMIWNAQGIANATSTTQGSFKNMIDMYSVLFAAVLEPQTEPQPSFFSRRFGLQFRCSNTNGKIWIFSHRDWQVDVIDDSEQVLHVRVTAALFPTPIFLSVVYAKCSREGRYDLWNKLRDISLGTDGAPWLVGGDFNIFLLEEERRGSTTDRHGEMMDFADAVADCQLLDPGFDGPPFTWTRSGLWERLDRVLLGEHWTTVFAATRVTHLPRISSDHAPLLVRCQLTTQIPRPSFRFQNMWVRHHTFRNEITRVWAAETGFFGMLNLQFKLSRVKNFLKGWNREVFGNIFERLREAEEAVTVAQAAYDGDPTGAHRSELSRCTALYAGGQTLTSEDDIRQSVVGFFQQLLTTDVEQLEQPDLDLLSSLPDSVDREGLCAVPDSDEVRAAVFGISGDSASGPDDYLSRSLDRLVATHPDMEYRCARRAPAISHLSYADDIVIFVMAHRQSVERLVHCLDHYSAVSGQMVNKGKSHFYLFQKFDSWAAEVAEVLKPFEYWMSDLEQILARFGSRWMQQQWSQCSLRDAWEWRT